A genome region from Musa acuminata AAA Group cultivar baxijiao chromosome BXJ3-5, Cavendish_Baxijiao_AAA, whole genome shotgun sequence includes the following:
- the LOC135639159 gene encoding probable leucine-rich repeat receptor-like protein kinase At1g35710, whose protein sequence is MASQLHKTLLCATLLLPLLLLPRALLVKASLGSQGRALLHWKATLRSRQSLRSWNLNSSPCNWTGVTCNYPVTVRGLAVITEISLPSMELAGPLDALDFSALGSLLHLNLSYNQLGGIIPPVISALSRLVSLDLTGNLFTSKIPIEIDSMKDIQFLSLSQNQMIGAIPPSLSNLTGLVSLHLDNNKLVGVIPKELGRLHELMYLDLGDNSLFGSIPSGLGNLTKLHHLGLYQNQLTGAIPRELGNLVNLIYLSISNNNLTSGVFSSFGNLTKLQSIFLWRNQLSGPIPFEIGNLVEVINLDFSGNLLTNSIPSSIGNMTKLNNLYLWGNQLSDFIPLEIGNLIEVTDLELSTNLLTGPIPFSIGNMSQLEFLYMDTNQLSGLFPRSVGKLSKLRELHAFDNKLSGPLPMEINNITGLTNLELSNNSFVGYVPPNICKDGALKYLTLDTNNFQGLIPTILKNCTTLERVRLEHNKLTGDVSQCLGVYPHLYYMDLSFNLLSGALSPDWAKWHNLTLFRISNNNITGVIPTEFGQLTKLGELDLSSNYLQGEIPKSFGSLTLLYNLSLGNNQLVGHVPLEIGMLSNLELLDLSSNNLAGRIPDQLGNCMKLRSLKLNNNNFSGTIPLAIGNLVYLQDTFDISQNSLTGEIPFELSKLVMLQSLNLSHNYLSGHLPSSLTYMTSLSTVDVSYNELDGPVPDSPAFRRAPAEWLAHNNDLCGVVQGLPPCVSLGTPTTDDRSKRHKIVIIVAIIASVVFFLLLFIFIGAFRKREKDTVPVDNNHIKEGAFCILNFVGRDVYKGIIEATEDFDAKYCIGSGAYGSVYRAELASGELLAVKKIHLPDTEGACDEQPFQTEIQTLTQIRHRNIVKLYGFCSSPRRKFLVYEYMERGSLGSVLRSETAAELDWVKRVTIVKDVARALFYMHHDCTPPIVHRDITSNNILLDSEFKACVSDFGIARLLKPDSSNWTMLAGTRGYLAPELAYTMRVTTQCDVYSFGVVTLELLMGEYGEVLISILLSSPINDSFVKDVLDRRLPVPEGQVADEVVAVLSLALRSVDNHPESRPTMKQVSDKLSGQIPPTIATLSQLISFDVQGNDITGTIPARISSLTKLRSLNLSGNKISGSIPLSLGNMTSPVFLILSGNGFSRSIPEEIGDLQNLQELDLSANFLTGSIPQSLGNLTQLSLLDLSLNHLYGSAPPTLANLQNLLVLSISNNTLTASIPASLGNLTRLIKLNLWGDHLSGSIPHEVGNLVQMTNLVLAHNSLLGSIPLSLRNLSKLSTLYLFNNHISGTIPAELGNLVELRDIDLSHNLLTGFIPSTLGNLARLRNLILSYNELSGPIPSTLANMTSLILLDLSNNQISGCIPPSFANRSLEELSVINNSLSGSVPNLTSLVSLKLAYNDLSGHLPPDVCRGGKLQHFTAAYNKFHGPIPESLRNCSSLVRVRLDRNNHTGDLFDHFGVYPNMRYIDLSYNRLSGMLSSEWGSCSNLTSLRISNNRLNGTIPSEIGQSTRLEALDLLTCRTC, encoded by the exons ATGGCATCTCAGCTTCACAAAACTTTGCTTTGTGCCACTTTGTTGCTACCGCTGCTATTGCTTCCCCGTGCTCTTCTTGTCAAAGCTTCACTCGGATCCCAAGGGAGGGCATTGCTCCACTGGAAAGCCACTCTTAGGAGTCGTCAATCCCTGAGATCTTGGAACCTCAATTCTAGTCCTTGCAATTGGACCGGAGTTACATGCAATTACCCTGTCACAGTTAGAGGGCTTGCGGTGATCACCGAGATATCCCTGCCGAGCATGGAGTTGGCAGGACCACTTGATGCTCTTGATTTCTCGGCATTGGGATCGCTCCTCCATCTCAATCTCTCGTACAACCAGCTTGGTGGGATAATTCCTCCGGTCATCTCGGCTCTCTCCAGGCTCGTATCTCTTGATCTCACTGGCAATCTGTTCACAAGCAAAATCCCAATTGAGATAGACTCCATGAAAGATATCCAATTCTTGAGTCTTAGCCAAAACCAAATGATTGGTGCTATACCTCCATCTCTGAGCAACCTCACCGGTCTTGTGTCCTTGCACTTGGACAATAATAAGCTTGTGGGTGTCATTCCTAAGGAGTTAGGGAGGCTCCACGAGTTGATGTATCTGGATCTCGGGGACAATAGCCTATTTGGTTCAATCCCTTCTGGTCTAGGAAATTTGACAAAGCTACACCACTTGGGTCTTTACCAAAATCAGTTAACTGGAGCCATACCTCGAGAATTGGGAAATCTAGTTAATCTCATTTACTTATCAATCTCTAATAATAATCTAACGAGTGGAGTTTTCTCTTCTTTTGGAAACCTAACTAAGCTACAATCAATTTTTCTATGGAGAAATCAACTCTCAGGTCCTATCCCTTTTGAGATTGGAAACCTCGTTGAGGTTATCAATCTCGATTTCTCGGGAAACCTATTAACAAATTCGATTCCTTCCTCAATAGGAAATATGACCAAATTAAATAACCTTTATCTTTGGGGGAATCAATTATCTGATTTTATTCCTCTTGAGATTGGAAATCTAATTGAAGTTACTGatctcgaactctcaacaaatCTTTTGACTGGTCCTATCCCTTTCTCTATTGGAAACATGAGCCAATTAGAATTCTTATACATGGATACGAACCAGCTCTCAGGCTTATTTCCTCGATCGGTTGGCAAGTTAAGCAAACTCAGAGAACTACATGCATTCGATAATaagttgtctggacctttgcctatGGAGATCAACAACATTACTGGACTGACAAATCTAGAGCTGTCAAATAATAGCTTCGTCGGTTATGTACCCCCAAACATATGCAAAGATGGAGCCCTAAAGTACCTCACTCTTGATACGAACAACTTCCAAGGTCTCATTCCCACGATCTTGAAAAACTGTACGACACTTGAAAGGGTCCGTCTTGAACACAATAAACTCACGGGAGATGTATCTCAATGTCTTGGAGTGTATCCCCATCTTTATTATATGGATTTGAGCTTCAATCTACTCTCCGGTGCACTCTCACCAGACTGGGCAAAATGGCACAATCTGACGCTCTTCAGAATCTCAAATAACAACATCACCGGAGTCATACCCACCGAATTTGGGCAGTTGACGAAACTGGGAGAGCTGGACCTCTCTTCCAATTACCTACAAGGAGAGATCCCAAAGAGCTTCGGCAGCTTAACCCTTCTCTACAATCTGAGCTTGGGCAACAACCAACTCGTCGGCCATGTCCCTCTGGAGATTGGAATGCTGTCCAatcttgaactgcttgatctcTCATCCAACAACTTGGCAGGAAGAATCCCAGATCAATTAGGCAACTGCATGAAACTCCGATCGTTGAAGCTTAACAACAACAACTTCAGTGGAACCATTCCTTTGGCCATTGGTAATCTGGTGTACCTTCAAGACACCTTTGACATCAGCCAGAACTCACTAACAGGGGAGATTCCATTCGAACTCAGCAAATTGGTGATGCTGCAAAGCCTGAATCTATCGCATAATTACTTGTCGGGTCATCTTCCATCTTCGCTAACATATATGACGAGCTTGTCTACCGTAGATGTATCCTACAATGAACTGGACGGCCCTGTTCCTGATAGCCCAGCTTTCCGAAGAGCCCCGGCAGAGTGGTTGGCCCATAACAATGATCTGTGTGGAGTTGTTCAAGGATTGCCTCCATGTGTTTCACTCGGTACTCCAACAACAGACGACCGAAGCAAGCGCCACAAAATTGTTATAATAGTAGCCATCATTGCTTCTGtggtcttcttccttctcttgtttATATTCATTGGAGCATTCcgcaagagagaaaaagatacaGTACCTGTtgataataatcacatcaaagaAGGTGCATTCTGTATATTGAATTTTGTTGGAAGAGATGTATACAAGGGCATCATCGAAGCCACCGAAGATTTCGATGCCAAGTACTGTATCGGAAGCGGTGCATACGGCAGTGTCTACAGAGCAGAGTTAGCAAGTGGGGAACTGCTAGCGGTGAAGAAGATTCACCTACCAGACACTGAAGGTGCATGCGACGAGCAACCCTTTCAAACTGAGATACAAACTCTTACTCAAATTCGACATCGCAATATCGTCAAGCTTTACGGGTTCTGCTCCTCTCCCCGTCGCAAAtttctggtgtacgagtacatggagaGAGGAAGTCTGGGATCTGTCCTCCGAAGCGAGACTGCAGCTGAATTGGACTGGGTGAAGAGGGTGACCATCGTGAAAGATGTTGCTCGTGCTCTGTTCTACATGCATCATGACTGCACACCGCCTATCGTTCATCGAGATATTACCAGCAACAACATCCTACTTGATTCCGAATTCAAGGCTTGTGTTTCCGACTTTGGAATTGCTCGACTACTGAAGCCGGATTCATCAAATTGGACCATGCTTGCAGGCACACGGGGTTACCTAGCACCAG AGCTTGCATATACAATGAGAGTGACCACCCAATGCGACGTGTACAGTTTCGGAGTGGTGACGCTGGAGTTGCTGATGGGAGAGTATGGAgaagtgctcatttccattctgttgTCTTCACCGATCAACGATAGCTTTGTGAAAGATGTATTAGACCGACGTCTACCCGTTCCTGAGGGTCAAGTTGCGGATGAAGTAGTAGCAGTTTTGAGCTTGGCTCTTCGTAGCGTGGACAACCACCCTGAATCACGCCCGACAATGAAACAGGTCTCCGACAA GCTCAGCGGGCAGATCCCTCCCACCATCGCCACTCTCTCTCAGCTCATCTCTTTTGATGTCCAAGGAAATGACATCACGGGGACGATCCCAGCCAGGATCAGTTCTCTCACGAAGCTGAGATCCTTAAATCTCAGTGGAAATAAGATTAGTGGCTCCATCCCTCTTTCGTTAGGCAACATGACAAGCCCCGTCTTCCTCATCCTGTCTGGAAATGGCTTCTCACGAAGCATTCCTGAAGAAATAGGGGATCTCCAGAATCTCCAAGAGTTGGATCTCTCGGCCAACTTTCTCACGGGATCTATTCCTCAAAGCCTGGGAAATTTGACTCAACTCTCCTTGTTGGATCTCTCTCTGAATCATTTATATGGATCCGCTCCTCCAACGCTGGCAAATCTCCAAAACCTTCTTGTCTTGAGCATCTCCAATAATACTCTCACGGCTTCAATTCCTGCCAGTTTGGGTAACTTGACTAGGCTTATCAAGTTGAATCTTTGGGGTGATCACCTCTCTGGGTCCATTCCTCATGAAGTAGGGAATCTTGTCCAGATGACAAATCTAGTACTTGCTCATAATAGTTTACTGGGTTCCATCCCCCTCTCCCTAAGAAATCTTTCGAAGCTTAGCACACTTTATCTCTTCAACAATCACATCTCTGGCACGATTCCTGCTGAATTAGGCAATCTAGTCGAGCTGAGAGACATAGATCTATCACATAATCTATTGACTGGTTTCATCCCTTCCACCCTGGGAAATCTAGCTAGACTAAGGAACCTGATCCTTTCTTATAATGAACTCTCCGGTCCCATCCCTTCTACTTTAGCTAACATGACCTCTCTGATACTATTAGACCTCAGCAATAACCAAATCTCCGGCTGCATCCCACCATCTTTTGCAAATCGAAGTCTAGAAGAACTATCAGTGATCAATAATAGTCTCTCCGGATCGGTCCCAAACCTTACGAGCTTGGTTTCTCTGAAACTGGCATACAATGACCTCTCTGGGCATCTGCCACCAGATGTATGCAGAGGAGGAAAGCTTCAGCATTTCACCGCAGCCTATAACAAGTTCCACGGGCCGATACCAGAGAGCTTGAGAAACTGTTCAAGCCTAGTGCGGGTTCGATTGGACAGGAACAACCACACCGGAGACCTCTTTGATCACTTTGGAGTCTATCCTAATATGAGATATATTGACTTGAGCTACAACAGGTTATCTGGAATGCTTTCATCGGAATGGGGAAGTTGTTCAAACTTGACGAGCTTAAGAATATCCAACAACAGATTAAATGGAACAATTCCATCTGAGATTGGGCAATCAACTCGGCTGGAAGCGCTAGACCTTCTAACATGTAGGACATGTTGA